One genomic segment of Nothobranchius furzeri strain GRZ-AD chromosome 10, NfurGRZ-RIMD1, whole genome shotgun sequence includes these proteins:
- the LOC107386046 gene encoding C-X-C motif chemokine 13 — MSKQLIVLAALSLCCCFSILHASSRSGCRCLRTISQPVRHNAVAKIEVTPPSGRCRWTERIIYRKRGPKVCISPDAKWFPEYMKNFDRNDESFHSTPLPFSTTNH; from the exons ATGAGCAAGCAGCTGATTGTCCTGGCTGCTCTGAGCCTCTGCTGCTGCTTCAGCATCCTGCACG CTTCTTCCAGATCTGGATGTCGCTGCTTACGGACGATCTCTCAACCCGTCCGCCACAACGCCGTCGCTAAAATCGAGGTGACCCCTCCATCAGGGCGGTGTCGCTGGACTGAAAGGAT CATCTACAGGAAGAGAGGCCCTAAAGTTTGCATCAGTCCAGATGCTAAATGGTTCCCAGAATACATGAAAAACTTTGACCG GAATGACGAGAGCTTCCACTCGACTCCTCTTCCTTTTTCTACAACAAATCACTGA